The Sphaerochaeta globosa str. Buddy region TAATGTTTAACAATGCTTAATATTTAATCAGCAGAAATTCATGAGGTAGTACGATGCGAAAGAAAAAGGTCACCCTGCAAGACATAGCAAACACTGTTGGCATTTCATCGGCCAGTGTATCCATGATCCTTGCCTCCAAGAGTCTGAATCGCTTTTCTGATGAGACTATCAATGCGGTGTACACAGCCAGTCGGGAGCTCGGGTATGAGTCAAAGCATTCCAAGGAAGACCGAAAGGTTGTCATTATCGTCTGCCCATCGGTGATAAACCCCTATTTTGCCACCATCATCCAGGGAATGGAGCAGGAAGCGAATGTACGGGGCCTGGGTACCATGCTCTTCACTACGTACTGGGATATTGAGAAGGAAAAGCGCATTTGTGAATTTGCCAAGGATCCGAGCGTAGGCGGGGTGATTTTTGCCATGATCCCCCAACAACCGGAGCTTGTTCGGGAATTGAACAAAACGGTTCCGGTAGTTGCTGTAGGCGACAAGCAAAACGATATCGGACTTGATACCGTGGACGTAAACAACTTCAATGCAGGTACGTTGGTCGCAAAACATCTGCTCGCACTCGGACATCGCAAAATTGCCTATCTCTCAACCAGCCTGAACAGCGAACACAGCGCACGCGTCAGACGTTTTGACGGGCTTAAGGCTACAATCAAGCAGTTTGGACTCCCTGCCAAACTCAATCTCTACGCTGCAGAAGTTCCTTCCCTTACCGAATTGAACACCATCGACATCGAACATCAGACCGGATATGCCTTGGCAAAGCGCTGCATGAAGGAGACTCCTGATGTTACGGCCATGGTCGCCATCAACGATATGGTGGCATATGGAGTCATCGATGCCATCAAGGATAGTGGGTATTCAATTCCCGACGATTACAGTGTCTGTGGATTCGACAATATCTATCCTTCCTCCTTTGCCGGGGTAGCTTTGACCACCGTCGAGCACTACATCATCCAAGGGGGGAAGAGTGCCGTACGTCTTCTCTGTGAGAAAATGGAACGGCAGCAACCACGGACGCTTGAACAGGGTGCGGTAACGCGCGTGGAGTACCAAAACCGATTGATCATCCGCAGCTCCACGGGAGAGCCCCCAGCCAAGTAAGGAATCGTTTGACTTCTTTGTGTTTCAGTGGTACACAGCATGCAAGGTCGCAACTATGCCGAAACAAACCTTCACCAAGAACCTTCA contains the following coding sequences:
- a CDS encoding LacI family DNA-binding transcriptional regulator; its protein translation is MRKKKVTLQDIANTVGISSASVSMILASKSLNRFSDETINAVYTASRELGYESKHSKEDRKVVIIVCPSVINPYFATIIQGMEQEANVRGLGTMLFTTYWDIEKEKRICEFAKDPSVGGVIFAMIPQQPELVRELNKTVPVVAVGDKQNDIGLDTVDVNNFNAGTLVAKHLLALGHRKIAYLSTSLNSEHSARVRRFDGLKATIKQFGLPAKLNLYAAEVPSLTELNTIDIEHQTGYALAKRCMKETPDVTAMVAINDMVAYGVIDAIKDSGYSIPDDYSVCGFDNIYPSSFAGVALTTVEHYIIQGGKSAVRLLCEKMERQQPRTLEQGAVTRVEYQNRLIIRSSTGEPPAK